TCCTCTGCCTCGTCGCGCTGGCCATGCTCCAGAACGTGTGGCAGTTCTACATCTTTTATTCGATCGGACGCGGCATGGCATCCGGCATTGTCGGCCTGGCCGCGACGGTAACCGTGAGCAAGTGGTTCGTCCGCAGGCGGGGGCTGGCCGTCGGTCTGACCACGCTCGGCACGCGCGCCGGCTTCGCCATCATGCCGATCGGGGTGCAGCTCATCATCGGCGGCTGGGGTTGGCGTGAAGCCTGGCTGGCGCTAGCCGCCATCGTGCTCGTCCTGGGGATCCTGCCGGCGGTCCGCTTCCTCCATCCCCGGCCCGAAGCGCTCGGCTTGCTGCCCGACGGCGACTCGGCGGCGGCGCCGAGGGGCGGGGACGGGAAGCGCTTCGCGAGCGAGGTTAGCTGGACCAGGGACGCCGCCGTGCGCACGAAGGCTTTCTGGCTCGTCACGGCGGCCATCAGCCTCCAGGCCTGGGCGGGCGGCGCGATCAACATGCACCAGATCCCGCACCTCGTCGATCAGGGCCTTTCGCCTGAGTCAGCGGCGCTGATCATAAGCCTCCTTGCCCTCTTTGCCGCCGCCGGCAGCCTGCTCGAGGGCGTGCTGGACGAGCGCATAGGCGCGCGCTGGACGCTCGTGATCGGCCTGGTCGGCTCGGCAGGCGGCATGGTGGTGCTGATGAACGTGCACGGGACGGACATGGCCCTCGCGTATGCCGCGGCCTACGGCGTGGCGTTCGGCCTCATGGTCACGAGTTCGCAGGTCGTGTTCGCCGACTACTTCGGCCGGGAGGCCATCGGCGCTATCCGCGGCGCGGCCGCGCCGATCCAGATGGGACTGAACGCGATCGGCCCGGTAGTCGCCGGCGCGGCCTATGACCTTACGGGGAACTACCTCGCTGCCTTCATTCCCTTTACTGCCGCCTACCTGCTCGCTGCTGCGTCGTTGGTGGCTGCTCGAAAGCCGGTGGTCCCTGAACGCTTAGCGATAGAGACGGCGGGAGCCGTAGCAGCTGGCTAGCGCAACCGCTCCAGGACCGCCTCGATCTCACGGAGCAGTCCCGTGGACGTATCGATGGAAAGGCGCCACGCCGGAGGGACGTCGTCCGGCGGCTCGTAGCGGGCCTTCTGGGCGAGGTAGACCTCCCAGGTCGCCTCCGAGGGTGTCCAGGGCTCCGACTCGCGACCCTCCTGGCGAGCCTTGATCACGTCGTCCGGCGCGTGGCACTCGACGACGAGCAGCGGCACGCCCGCGCGACGGGCAAGCGCCAGGATAGGGGCGCGCTGGGCGGCCTCCAGGTAAGTCCCATCCAGGACCACCGCCCGGCCCTCGGACAGGAACTCCTCGGCCTGCCTCGTCATCTGGTCGTATACCCGCGCCCGGTTCTCGGGGGAGTATCGCTCGCTGTCGACGGCGACGGGCCGGCCCCGGCCTGGCGGCTCGCCGGCGATCTCCTTGCGGAGGATGTCGGTCGAGAGGAGTACGGCGCCGATGCGGTGCGCCAGTGCGCCAGCGAGCAGGCTCTTGCCGCTGCCGGAAAGTCCCATCACCAGCAGCAGCCGCGGCGGTGAGTTGGCCCGACGGTAGCTTGCGGCTAGCTCGAAGTGGTGCCGTGACTCGGCTTCGGCGGCGCGCCGCTGCTCCAGGCCCACGCCCTCCTGGTCCATAAGGATGCCGGCCACTTTGCCCCTGATAACCGCCCGGTAAGCGCGGAAGAGGCCGCTGACCAGCGCCAGCGTCTTGTCCGCGGCCGCTGCCGAGTAGAGGCTCAGGACGACGTCCTCGAACTCCGGATAGCCTCGGCGGTGAAGGTCCATGGCCAGGAAGGCGATGTCGAGTCCGGTATCGGCGCAGCGCAGGCGCTCGTCGAACTCGAGGCAGTCGAAGATGCAGACGCCGTCGGGCGAGCCGCCATCGAAGGCGATGGCGTCCGCGCGCAGGTCTCCGTGGCCATCACGCACGCGGCCCTCGCGCTCCCGCGACAGCAGCAGGTCGCGCTCCTCCGCGAGGAAAGCGTCCGCGTAAGAGTGGATGGCATCGAACTGGGATGAAGTGAGAGTCCGGCCGATGAAGGGGGCGATCTCCGCCAGGTTGGAGGCCCAGTTCGCGACCATGGTGGCGTAGCCGCCGGCTTCACGCACTCTCTTGCCCCGCGCAGCGCTGGCGTGAAAGCGCGCTATCTTCCACACCAGCCGGCCGAGCATCGCGTGAGTCACCGCCCCGGCGTCCAGGAGGTTCGCCAGAACGCGCGCCGGCGGCAGACGGCGCATATGCACCGCGTAGTCCAGCACCTCGCCGGGGCCGCCGACCCGAAAGCGCTGGCCATCATGGCTGATGCTGACCACCCCGTAGTAAAGCGTCGCGCAGGTGCGGCTGTTGAGCCGCACTTCTTCCGTGCAGTAGCGCTTGCGCGCTTCCAGGGACGTGAAGTCGAGAAAGCCCAGGTTCACCGGCTTCTTGAGCTTGTAGGCGTGGTCGCCTGCCAGGACCACCCAGGAGATGTGCGTCTGGATCAGCTTGATGTCCTGGACGGGATGCTGATACGTCGACGGCACGAGCAGGGCGCGCACGTGCTCGGGTAGGCGAGCGCTGACCTCCTGGTCAAGGACCACGACACCAAAATCCCACCATCCCCGCAGCCTCGCAAGTGCCTTCGGCCCGGTACTGGCGGCACGGACGAAAATGCGGTTAGCATGCCGGTGGCCGTGACGACCATAGGAACGCCTCCGGCGAAGTTTCCGTCCCTGCCTTTCCCCCTCCAGGAGGGCGAGCAGGTCCTCATGTTCTGCCGCCGCCACTGGCTCTACCTGTGGCCTCGCCTCCTCCTGATCTTGGCGGTCGCCTTCCTGCCGCCTCTGGCGGCGGGATGGCTGCTGTCCGCCGCCGATGCCTATGAGGGCGTCATCGCCCGCGTATTCTGGGTGGCTGCCGGGGTGTGGCTGATCTACTGGGGCGTGCGCGCCTTCCTCACTTGGTATCGCTACAACAACGACATCTGGGTCATCACCAGCCAGCGGCTCATCGACAGCCTCAAGAAGCACCCCTTCAACCTCGAGGTGGCGACGGCGGACCTGGTGAACGTGCAGGACATCACGGTCGAGCGCAGCGGCGTCCTGCGCACGATCTTCGACTTCGGCGACATCCTCTGCCAGACAGCAGCCGAGCGCCAGGCGTTCGTGCTCGCCGGCATCCCGGACCCCCGCGCCGTGCAGGGCCTGATCGACCGCGAGCGTGACCGCGAGCGCTTGCGCTACCGGGCGTAACGCTCGGCCACGTCAGGCGTTCTTATAGATGACCGCAAGGAAAGCCGGTCACGACAGCTCCACGGACGGACAGCGAGCAGCCGGGTGGCTGTGATCCGGGACCCGAAGATGGTTGCCATCGGGTACCGGGGAGCCGAATGGCAAAACCGACCGGCCCACCTCTCCAGATCCGACTTCTCTCGACCTTCGAGCGCCCCTGAGCCACTCCGTCCGGCCGGCCGATGGTCGCCCCTCGCCCCTCAGTGCCTGAGCAAGGCTGGCGCGTAAACGCTTTGCTGCCTGTGTTAGGATGAGGAGCCCCCTGCTTCGCGGAAGTTCAAACGCGCGTGCCTGGTTACCTTCTGAGTCGAGCCCGCCCCGCCCTGGCAAGACGATCCCGGCTCATCTGGTCCGGTCTGGCTGCAGGCTACCTCGTCGCCACCACCGCGTTCCTGGTTACTCACGGCTCCTGGCCAACGCCTGACTTCCTGATACCACCCCTGGTCCTGCTTGC
This genomic stretch from Dehalococcoidia bacterium harbors:
- a CDS encoding MFS transporter, whose protein sequence is MRRSDAATRKPVFLGWGVVAVAALASFTEVSFFNPVLGVFMPALTEDFGWGRTEVSGAMTTGSLLGALLSPWFGPLIDRYGGRRFVAGGAFVMFLCLVALAMLQNVWQFYIFYSIGRGMASGIVGLAATVTVSKWFVRRRGLAVGLTTLGTRAGFAIMPIGVQLIIGGWGWREAWLALAAIVLVLGILPAVRFLHPRPEALGLLPDGDSAAAPRGGDGKRFASEVSWTRDAAVRTKAFWLVTAAISLQAWAGGAINMHQIPHLVDQGLSPESAALIISLLALFAAAGSLLEGVLDERIGARWTLVIGLVGSAGGMVVLMNVHGTDMALAYAAAYGVAFGLMVTSSQVVFADYFGREAIGAIRGAAAPIQMGLNAIGPVVAGAAYDLTGNYLAAFIPFTAAYLLAAASLVAARKPVVPERLAIETAGAVAAG
- a CDS encoding AAA family ATPase, with product MVLDQEVSARLPEHVRALLVPSTYQHPVQDIKLIQTHISWVVLAGDHAYKLKKPVNLGFLDFTSLEARKRYCTEEVRLNSRTCATLYYGVVSISHDGQRFRVGGPGEVLDYAVHMRRLPPARVLANLLDAGAVTHAMLGRLVWKIARFHASAARGKRVREAGGYATMVANWASNLAEIAPFIGRTLTSSQFDAIHSYADAFLAEERDLLLSREREGRVRDGHGDLRADAIAFDGGSPDGVCIFDCLEFDERLRCADTGLDIAFLAMDLHRRGYPEFEDVVLSLYSAAAADKTLALVSGLFRAYRAVIRGKVAGILMDQEGVGLEQRRAAEAESRHHFELAASYRRANSPPRLLLVMGLSGSGKSLLAGALAHRIGAVLLSTDILRKEIAGEPPGRGRPVAVDSERYSPENRARVYDQMTRQAEEFLSEGRAVVLDGTYLEAAQRAPILALARRAGVPLLVVECHAPDDVIKARQEGRESEPWTPSEATWEVYLAQKARYEPPDDVPPAWRLSIDTSTGLLREIEAVLERLR